From the Oscarella lobularis chromosome 13, ooOscLobu1.1, whole genome shotgun sequence genome, one window contains:
- the LOC136194697 gene encoding syndetin-like isoform X2, translating into MAFKSKFKNLFRSSRGGGTAAEEAQTSAETMTIPEIKEDRRENPMVIEEILESIDREYYNDPSFDATDYTLQTIPHEVSVASIDEMRIKLRLQHQAVSKKLADLVLANHEAFVEELRRVTEIENVLQSAKGICITGRRHLASAKQGVAVGGISILAKHRKRQKVLAVLESLKTIKTLQKTDVKLREILEEENYPAAVQLCLECQQAASTFKEYTCVSELSSTLQDTQDQIEERLDKALEKTCFGFDMHHYENVQTAYRLLGKTQMAMDQLHMHFTQAIYSVSRRVVLQYAEKSAGQVTDGLQRTPYIDLCKKLHSAHFLPGLTDLCKALWEIMRSYYHVLRWHERFDEASASTEKLDEADDDWTEADTPLSLPKETSFNRLYIKKKLEHGVRRVWQDVQQRVKPYLLGTDLSQFHIDNFLQVLHKLDRLMSIGEELSGSESKDLHDCIRMQSSNYFKNYHRARLGELRMFLENEGWEACPVRASFSIFQLHEFRFLRPAFDNRPNLAETSFGSTMTSATGVDGGSDAGWFGRFSLHGNPFDETSVEDEEEIMTEEMEKDADDDDDVAEELKQDFVDEETGEAPRRPSSYKVKAPVRQANEVSGPILTNSTLMIVRFFGKYMQMMNLLKPIAFDVMQSMSQLFDFYLYTIYAFFASDRNDGNHFGLSPKMTATLERISSNLISPYHEGSPTSPVSPDNIKVYEPRVSPMVQLQSPLNLFGLTERQVGVESLVYLASQFDLLRPHLESLTPQSKRAFLTQFYSQTVSIAIEIRKPVYRGIADRVLVLDKVLPKMHQVKWDIKEIMSQHSPYVDLLLEEFSSFKERLRIAEQRLPLPPEGREMMWTHCIRLANRAFVEGFAGVKKCSNEGRALMQLDFQQFLVKLEQLTNIRPIPDKQYVETYIKAYYLTEADLEQWLRTHKEYSNKHLTSLVNSGMGGHLGRKSKQRLLSLIEEIDKSRR; encoded by the exons aTGGCGTTCAAgtcgaaattcaaaaaccTCTTTAGGTCGAGCCGCGGCGGA GgcaccgccgccgaagaagcTCAAACCAGCGCCGAAACGATGACAATTCCCGAAATAAAG GAAGATAGACGCGAGAATCCGATGGTTATCGAAGAG ATACTAGAATCAATTGATCGAGAATACTATAACGATCCTTCCTTCGACGCGACAGACTATACGCTACAA ACTATACCACACGAAGTATCTGTAGCTAGTATTGATGAAATGAGGATAAAGCTGCGTTTGCAGCATCAAGct GTTTCCAAGAAATTGGCTGATTTGGTTTTAGCCAATCACGAGGCATTCGTCGAAGAGCTCAGACGCGTGACGGaaattgaaaacgttttgcaATCAGCCAAGGGAATATGCATAACAGGCAGAag ACATTTAGCTAGTGCGAAACAGGGTGTAGCTGTTGGAGGAATCAGTATTCTAGCCAAGCATAGGAAGAGACAGAAAGTGCTGGCAGTATTGGAGTCACTAAAAACAATCAAAACACTC CAAAAGACTGATGTGAAGTTGAGGGAAATTCTTGAGGAGGAGAACTATCCCGCGGCCGTGCAACTATGCTTGGAGTGTCAGCAAGCCGCGAGCACATTCAAGGAATATACGTGTGTTAG TGAGCTTAGTTCGACGCTTCAGGACACTCAGGATCAAATAGAG GAGAGACTGGATAAAGCGCTGGAGAAAACTTGCTTTGGTTTTGATATGCATCACTATGAGAACGTCCAGACAGCGTATCGGCTATTAGGGAAGACTCAG ATGGCCATGGATCAACTTCATATGCATTTTACCCAAGCTATTTATTCAGTTTCTCGTAGAGTTGTCCTACAATACGCCGAG AAAAGCGCTGGGCAAGTGACAGACGGACTCCAACGAACGCCTTATATAGACCTATGCAAG aaactTCATTCTGCTCACTTTCTGCCCGGTTTGACTGACCTGTGCAAG GCTCTCTGGGAAATTATGCGGAGCTATTATCATGTTCTGCGTTGGCATGAGCGGTTTGATGAAGCCTCTGCTTCGACGGAGAAACTCGATGAGGCGGATGACGATTGGACGGAGGCGGACACGCCACTCTCGTTGCCAAAGGAGACGTCATTCAACCGGCTCTACATCAAGAAGAAACTCGAGCACGGAGTAAGAAGAGTTTGGCAG GATGTTCAGCAGAGAGTGAAGCCGTATCTTCTAGGCACGGATTTGTCTCAGTTTCACATTGATAATTTTCTGCAAGTCTTGCATAAATTAGACAG GCTTATGTCCATAGGGGAAGAACTCTCCGGAAGCGAGTCGAAAGACTTGCACGATTGCATACGAATGCAGAGTAGCaattatttcaaaaattaCCACAG aGCTCGGCTTGGGGAACTGCGAATGTTTCTTGAAAACGAGGGTTGGGAAGCGTGTCCCGTTCGAGCGTCATTTTCAATATTTCAATTACAC GAATTCCGATTTTTGAGACCTGCTTTTGATAATCGACCAAATCTCGCTGAAACGAGTTTTGGTTCTACAATGACGTCGGCAACGGGGGTGGACGGGGGCAGTGACGCCGGTTGGTTCGGCCGTTTTTCACTTCACGGCAATCCATTTGACGAGACgagcgtcgaagacgaagaggaaataATGACGGAA gaaatggaaaaagatgcggatgacgacgatgacgtagcGGAAGAACTAAAACAAGACTTTGTAGACGAGGAGACAGGCGAAGCGCCACGAAG ACCTTCCTCTTACAAAGTCAAAGCACCGGTGAGGCAGGCTAATGAAGTCAGCGGACCCATACTGACGAATTCAACGTTGATGATCGTTCGATTCTTTG GAAAATACATGCAGATGATGAATTTATTGAAGCCAATtgcttttgacgtcatgcagaGCATGTCTCAATTATTTGACTTTTATCTCTATACg ATCTACGCATTTTTTGCAAGTGACAGG AATGACGGTAATCATTTTGGTCTTTCTCCCAAAATGACGGCTACACTCGAACGAATTTCCTCGAATCTTATATCTCCTTATCACGAGGGCTCTCCAACGAGTCCCGTGTCGCCTGATAATATCAAG GTTTATGAGCCTCGCGTATCTCCTATGGTTCAATTGCAGAGTCCCCTCAATCTATTTGGTCTCACTGAACGACAAGTGGGCGTAGAATCACT GGTTTATTTGGCTTCTCAATTCGATCTGCTTCGTCCTCATTTGGAATCATTGACACCCCAGTCGAAGCGAGCTTTTCTGACGCAATTCTACTCCCAG ACTGTGAGCATCGCTATTGAGATACGAAAGCCTGTGTATCGTGGTATTGCGGATAGAGTTCTCGTTTTAGACAAG GTTCTGCCTAAAATGCATCAAGTCAAGTGGGACATCAAGGAAATCATGTCTCAGCACAGTCCCTACGTTGATTTATTGCTAGAG GAATTTTCTTCCTTCAAAGAGAGGCTGCGAATTGCAGAGCA GAGATTGCCCCTTCCCCCTGAAGGACGTGAGATGATGTGGACACACTGTATACGCCTGGCAAACAGAGCCTTTGTGGAAGG CTTTGCTGGTGTAAAGAAATGCAGTAATGAAGGACGAGCTCTAATGCAGCTCGATTTCCAGCAATTTCTCGTTAAACTAGAACAGCTTACGAACATTAG GCCTATTCCTGATAAACAGTACGTCGAGACCTACATCAAGGCGTACTACTTGACTGAAGCAGATCTCGAACAATGGCT
- the LOC136194697 gene encoding syndetin-like isoform X1, translating to MAFKSKFKNLFRSSRGGGTAAEEAQTSAETMTIPEIKEDRRENPMVIEEILESIDREYYNDPSFDATDYTLQTIPHEVSVASIDEMRIKLRLQHQAVSKKLADLVLANHEAFVEELRRVTEIENVLQSAKGICITGRRHLASAKQGVAVGGISILAKHRKRQKVLAVLESLKTIKTLQKTDVKLREILEEENYPAAVQLCLECQQAASTFKEYTCVSELSSTLQDTQDQIEERLDKALEKTCFGFDMHHYENVQTAYRLLGKTQMAMDQLHMHFTQAIYSVSRRVVLQYAEKSAGQVTDGLQRTPYIDLCKKLHSAHFLPGLTDLCKALWEIMRSYYHVLRWHERFDEASASTEKLDEADDDWTEADTPLSLPKETSFNRLYIKKKLEHGVRRVWQDVQQRVKPYLLGTDLSQFHIDNFLQVLHKLDRLMSIGEELSGSESKDLHDCIRMQSSNYFKNYHRARLGELRMFLENEGWEACPVRASFSIFQLHEFRFLRPAFDNRPNLAETSFGSTMTSATGVDGGSDAGWFGRFSLHGNPFDETSVEDEEEIMTEEMEKDADDDDDVAEELKQDFVDEETGEAPRRPSSYKVKAPVRQANEVSGPILTNSTLMIVRFFGRIFVMKLLRLCHIFFIGKYMQMMNLLKPIAFDVMQSMSQLFDFYLYTIYAFFASDRNDGNHFGLSPKMTATLERISSNLISPYHEGSPTSPVSPDNIKVYEPRVSPMVQLQSPLNLFGLTERQVGVESLVYLASQFDLLRPHLESLTPQSKRAFLTQFYSQTVSIAIEIRKPVYRGIADRVLVLDKVLPKMHQVKWDIKEIMSQHSPYVDLLLEEFSSFKERLRIAEQRLPLPPEGREMMWTHCIRLANRAFVEGFAGVKKCSNEGRALMQLDFQQFLVKLEQLTNIRPIPDKQYVETYIKAYYLTEADLEQWLRTHKEYSNKHLTSLVNSGMGGHLGRKSKQRLLSLIEEIDKSRR from the exons aTGGCGTTCAAgtcgaaattcaaaaaccTCTTTAGGTCGAGCCGCGGCGGA GgcaccgccgccgaagaagcTCAAACCAGCGCCGAAACGATGACAATTCCCGAAATAAAG GAAGATAGACGCGAGAATCCGATGGTTATCGAAGAG ATACTAGAATCAATTGATCGAGAATACTATAACGATCCTTCCTTCGACGCGACAGACTATACGCTACAA ACTATACCACACGAAGTATCTGTAGCTAGTATTGATGAAATGAGGATAAAGCTGCGTTTGCAGCATCAAGct GTTTCCAAGAAATTGGCTGATTTGGTTTTAGCCAATCACGAGGCATTCGTCGAAGAGCTCAGACGCGTGACGGaaattgaaaacgttttgcaATCAGCCAAGGGAATATGCATAACAGGCAGAag ACATTTAGCTAGTGCGAAACAGGGTGTAGCTGTTGGAGGAATCAGTATTCTAGCCAAGCATAGGAAGAGACAGAAAGTGCTGGCAGTATTGGAGTCACTAAAAACAATCAAAACACTC CAAAAGACTGATGTGAAGTTGAGGGAAATTCTTGAGGAGGAGAACTATCCCGCGGCCGTGCAACTATGCTTGGAGTGTCAGCAAGCCGCGAGCACATTCAAGGAATATACGTGTGTTAG TGAGCTTAGTTCGACGCTTCAGGACACTCAGGATCAAATAGAG GAGAGACTGGATAAAGCGCTGGAGAAAACTTGCTTTGGTTTTGATATGCATCACTATGAGAACGTCCAGACAGCGTATCGGCTATTAGGGAAGACTCAG ATGGCCATGGATCAACTTCATATGCATTTTACCCAAGCTATTTATTCAGTTTCTCGTAGAGTTGTCCTACAATACGCCGAG AAAAGCGCTGGGCAAGTGACAGACGGACTCCAACGAACGCCTTATATAGACCTATGCAAG aaactTCATTCTGCTCACTTTCTGCCCGGTTTGACTGACCTGTGCAAG GCTCTCTGGGAAATTATGCGGAGCTATTATCATGTTCTGCGTTGGCATGAGCGGTTTGATGAAGCCTCTGCTTCGACGGAGAAACTCGATGAGGCGGATGACGATTGGACGGAGGCGGACACGCCACTCTCGTTGCCAAAGGAGACGTCATTCAACCGGCTCTACATCAAGAAGAAACTCGAGCACGGAGTAAGAAGAGTTTGGCAG GATGTTCAGCAGAGAGTGAAGCCGTATCTTCTAGGCACGGATTTGTCTCAGTTTCACATTGATAATTTTCTGCAAGTCTTGCATAAATTAGACAG GCTTATGTCCATAGGGGAAGAACTCTCCGGAAGCGAGTCGAAAGACTTGCACGATTGCATACGAATGCAGAGTAGCaattatttcaaaaattaCCACAG aGCTCGGCTTGGGGAACTGCGAATGTTTCTTGAAAACGAGGGTTGGGAAGCGTGTCCCGTTCGAGCGTCATTTTCAATATTTCAATTACAC GAATTCCGATTTTTGAGACCTGCTTTTGATAATCGACCAAATCTCGCTGAAACGAGTTTTGGTTCTACAATGACGTCGGCAACGGGGGTGGACGGGGGCAGTGACGCCGGTTGGTTCGGCCGTTTTTCACTTCACGGCAATCCATTTGACGAGACgagcgtcgaagacgaagaggaaataATGACGGAA gaaatggaaaaagatgcggatgacgacgatgacgtagcGGAAGAACTAAAACAAGACTTTGTAGACGAGGAGACAGGCGAAGCGCCACGAAG ACCTTCCTCTTACAAAGTCAAAGCACCGGTGAGGCAGGCTAATGAAGTCAGCGGACCCATACTGACGAATTCAACGTTGATGATCGTTCGATTCTTTGGTAGGATTTTCGTTATGAAACTCCTCAGACTCTGTCACATATTTTTTATAGGAAAATACATGCAGATGATGAATTTATTGAAGCCAATtgcttttgacgtcatgcagaGCATGTCTCAATTATTTGACTTTTATCTCTATACg ATCTACGCATTTTTTGCAAGTGACAGG AATGACGGTAATCATTTTGGTCTTTCTCCCAAAATGACGGCTACACTCGAACGAATTTCCTCGAATCTTATATCTCCTTATCACGAGGGCTCTCCAACGAGTCCCGTGTCGCCTGATAATATCAAG GTTTATGAGCCTCGCGTATCTCCTATGGTTCAATTGCAGAGTCCCCTCAATCTATTTGGTCTCACTGAACGACAAGTGGGCGTAGAATCACT GGTTTATTTGGCTTCTCAATTCGATCTGCTTCGTCCTCATTTGGAATCATTGACACCCCAGTCGAAGCGAGCTTTTCTGACGCAATTCTACTCCCAG ACTGTGAGCATCGCTATTGAGATACGAAAGCCTGTGTATCGTGGTATTGCGGATAGAGTTCTCGTTTTAGACAAG GTTCTGCCTAAAATGCATCAAGTCAAGTGGGACATCAAGGAAATCATGTCTCAGCACAGTCCCTACGTTGATTTATTGCTAGAG GAATTTTCTTCCTTCAAAGAGAGGCTGCGAATTGCAGAGCA GAGATTGCCCCTTCCCCCTGAAGGACGTGAGATGATGTGGACACACTGTATACGCCTGGCAAACAGAGCCTTTGTGGAAGG CTTTGCTGGTGTAAAGAAATGCAGTAATGAAGGACGAGCTCTAATGCAGCTCGATTTCCAGCAATTTCTCGTTAAACTAGAACAGCTTACGAACATTAG GCCTATTCCTGATAAACAGTACGTCGAGACCTACATCAAGGCGTACTACTTGACTGAAGCAGATCTCGAACAATGGCT
- the LOC136194702 gene encoding inner centromere protein-like — translation MHSKKHEERLVLPPLPRDPTRPRNKKKLDISRVPVLPFLNRQPQEDRQLNSRAFDLQYKRRRPPSLNRRSEPLFPLQNKASESTESFEWELEMALNAGRGRYRTFSEPVPLPQHDQNNRPMTRHVSERFKLPPMQLQHVRGLDNQYQTGRMYHARPGGNPAIYLSELQSKYGIRSNEKESRPTSRVSSYAHIPPIVINEVETRPQSKHLPLRPSTPDSGLQSDFHSEIDALPNIVPDETTDQEAEKSPTPTLAPDDEGINEEIAASSVSTLVVDHEPPPEVHTPAEEKVDNPEEPPAPMEVQEPVVEPHVVEEETTKVSLPEPCVSPPPPSPPPTLSFETKESDPEPVILTQTEPVPVQPVVEKENTPPPPPIEKDVPKIDFETTVEPVESEKEEEMEFVIVAAESTSSSAASLPAISYKEETVDVPKKKAKPKEKQERKKIEKKKKRQPVRERPKREKIQEKETEEEEEIITVDEEPAPPSPAIEELEDSRPNSAEERERLRKEKEAEREKRRMAKKAKRERQKREREAKKEAEEIKDTSPPKPTEEDTIIRESESLHECPHHESDTYDYEKELEDEAERLRLEEEERQRELDALRKAREEEERRAREEEEERRRLELRREQLEAQRRLEEERRRAEEEMRARIRRQLDEERARKMNRLVAMSQLQIEMGNLEEEHRVTRAFVWSYFRVEEPEQEAYEN, via the exons ATGCATTCCAAGAAACACGAAGAGAGGCTCGTTCTCCCGCCCTTACCAAGAGACCCAACAAGACCTCGGAATAAG AAAAAACTTGACATTTCTCGAGTGCCAGTACTTCCTTTTCTGAATCGACAGCCACAGGAAGATAGACAACTCAATTCTCGAGCGTTTGACCTGCAATACAAAAGGCGTCGACCTCCCTCTCTCAACCGAAGATCTGAGCCCCTATTTCCGCTGCAAAACAAGGCCTCGGAGTCCACCGAATCGTTCGAATGGGAGCTTGAAATGGCTCTCAATGCGGGAAGGGGGAGATATCGAACCTTCTCTGAACCGGTCCCACTACCCCAACACGACCAAAATAACAGGCCTATGACTAGG CATGTTTCTGAGCGTTTCAAGTTGCCGCCCATGCAGTTGCAACACGTACGCGGATTGGACAATCAGTATCAAACAGGGCGAATGTATCACGCTCGACCAGGCGGTAATCCAGCCATCTACCTCTCAGAACTACAGTCAAAATA CGGAATTCGTTCAAATGAGAAAGAATCTCGACCGACTTCAAGAGTATCATCCTATGCACACATACCTCCAATTGTGATAAACGAAGTGGAGACTCGGCCACAGAGCAAACA cCTACCCCTTAGACCGAGTACTCCCGACAGCGGACTTCAGTCAGATTTTCacagcgaaatcgacgctctTCCGAACATCGTTCCCGACGAAACGACTGACCAAGAGGCTGAGAAGAGTCCCACGCCAACGCTAGCACCAGATGACGAAGGAATCAATGAGGAAATCGCTGCGAGTTCAGTGAGCACTCTCGTAGTCGATCACGAGCCGCCACCAGAAGTTCATACACCCGCTGAGGAAAAGGTAGACAATCCGGAGGAGCCACCAGCACCAATGGAAGTCCAAGAGCCTGTAGTAGAACCCCACGTTGTAGAGGAGGAGACTACTAAAGTGTCATTACCAGAACCCTGTGtttctccgcctcctccttcACCTCCCCCAACATTGTCGTTTGAGACTAAGGAGAGTGATCCTGAACCAGTTATTCTTACTCAAACTGAACCGGTTCCTGTTCAGcctgtcgtcgaaaaggaaaacactcctcctcctcctcctatTGAAAAAGACGTTCCTAAAATTGACTTTGAAACTACTGTAGAACCTGTTGAGtcagagaaagaagaagagatggAATTCGTAATTGTAGCAGCTGAATCAACTTCGTCATCTGCTGCCAGTCTTCCAGCTATTTCTTACAAGGAAGAGACCGTAGATGTgccgaagaaaaaagcaaagcCTAAAGAGAAGcaagaacgaaagaaaatcgagaagaagaaaaagagacagCCGGTGAGAGAACGgccaaaaagagaaaagattcaagagaaagaaacagaagaagaagaggaaatcaTTACCGTAGACGAAGAGCCAGCTCCACCATCTCCAGCTATAGAAGAGCTCGAAGATTCGAGACCAAACAGTGCTGAAGAACGAGAGCGacttagaaaagaaaaagaggcggaaagagagaaacgacgaatggcgaaaaaggcaaaaagggAGCGACAAAAACGGGAAAGAGAggcgaaaaaagaagcagaagaaataaaagacACCTCACCCCCCAAACCAACAGAAGAAGACACAATCATTCGAGAAAGCGAATCCCTCCACGAGTGCCCTCACCACGAATCCGACACGTACGATTATGAAAAGGAATTAGAGGACGAAGCGGAGCGGCTGCGactcgaagaagaggagcgaCAACGCGAGCTCGACGCTCTACGAAAAGCacgcgaggaagaggagcgacgcgcgcgcgaggaagaggaggagcgacgtcgattggagCTGAGACGAGAGCAGTTGGAAGCGCAGCGACGGCTCGAGGAGGAGCGACGGCGCGCTGAGGAAGAGATGAGAGCGCGGATTCGTCGACAGTTGGATGAGGAGAGAGCGCGGAAGATGAATCGTCTCGTGGCGATGAGTCAGTTGCAAATAGAGATGGGGAATTTGGAGGAGGAACATCGAGTGACGCGAGCCTTTGTGTGGTCGTATTTTCGAGTGGAGGAGCCCGAACAGGAAGCCtatgaaaattaa